From the Lolium perenne isolate Kyuss_39 unplaced genomic scaffold, Kyuss_2.0 unplaced28, whole genome shotgun sequence genome, one window contains:
- the LOC127334208 gene encoding metal tolerance protein C4 encodes MRRPLAGAAAAIRLRLLSPSSRPLLPSPSPLHFLCRDHDRDDRPPSPPFSPRPLLTSASGLLGLRGWRTLPPAASPPRGALADAPPALLTISRSYSLRVAKSKKQTHFDDEHSHRAVNTALLCNFLVFTLKFGVWFSTSSHVMLAELVHSVADFANQALLAYGLRSSRRAPDALHPYGYSKERFVWSLISAVGIFCLGSGATIVHGVQNLWSTQTPENINYAALVIGGSILIEGASLLVAIKAVKKGAAAEGMSIRDYIWRGHDPTSVAVMTEDGAAVTGLAIAGASLVAVQMTGNPIYDPIGSIIVGNLLGMVAIFLIQRNRHALIGRAIDDHDMQRVLEFLKSDPVVDSLYDCKSEVIGPGFFRFKAEIDFNGVVLVQNYMKRTGRGVWAKQFREASLNKDDAELRRVMANYGEGVVDALGYEVDRLESEIQKIVPGIRHVDIEAHNPEGLSV; translated from the exons ATGCGCCGCCCTCTcgcaggcgccgccgccgccatccgcctccgcctcctctcGCCCTCCTCCCGCcccctcctcccctccccctccccaCTCCACTTCCTCTGCCGCGACCACGACCGCGACGACCGGCCCCCGTCTCCCCCATTCTCGCCTCGCCCGCTCCTCACCTCCGCATCCGGCCTCCTCGGCCTCCGAGGCTGGCGGACGCTACCCCCGGCAGCGTCACCGCCCCGGGGCGCTCTCGCGGACGCGCCTCCTGCCCTGCTCACCATCTCCCGCA GTTATTCTTTGCGTGTCGCCAAGAGCAAGAAGCAGACACACTTCGACGATGAGCACAG CCATCGAGCGGTTAACACGGCACTTTTGTGTAACTTCCTTGTCTTCACGCTAAAGTTTGGTGTCTGGTTTTCAACATCTAGTCATGTTATGCTAGCTGAGCTAGTGCATTCAGTTGCAGACTTTGCTAATCAG GCTCTTCTTGCATATGGTTTGAGAAGTTCAAGACGTGCTCCAGATGCTCTACACCC CTACGGTTATTCAAAAGAACGATTTGTATGGTCCTTGATATCTGCGGTTGGAATATTTTGCTTGGGTTCAGGTGCTACTATTGTGCATGGAGTTCAGAACTTATGGAGTACTCAA ACTCCTGAAAACATCAATTATGCTGCATTAGTGATTGGCGGGTCGATTCTAATTGAAG GTGCTTCACTTCTTGTTGCTATAAAAGCTGTTAAGAAAGGTGCAGCAGCAGAAGGAATGAGCATCAGAGACTACATCTGGCGTGGTCATGATCCAACTTCAGTTGCTGTTATGACTGAA GATGGTGCTGCTGTTACAGGTCTTGCTATTGCAGGAGCATCTTTGGTGGCTGTTCAAATGACTGGAAACCCTATATATGATCCAATTGGTTCCATCATTGTTGGTAACTTACTTGGAATG GTTGCGATTTTTCTCATTCAGAGGAACCGACATGCTTTAATTGGCAGGGCCATCGATGATCATGATATGCAGCGGGTTCTTGAATTTTTGAAATCTGATCCG GTTGTAgattctctttatgattgcaaaagTGAGGTGATCGGACCAGGATTTTTTAGATTCAAAGCAGAAATTG ATTTCAATGGAGTAGTCTTGGTGCAAAATTATATGAAAAGGACTGGACGTGGAGTATGGGCAAAACAG TTTCGGGAGGCTTCGTTGAATAAGGATGATGCAGAGTTACGAAGGGTCATGGCCAACTATG GTGAGGGTGTCGTGGATGCTCTGGGATATGAAGTGGATCGGCTGGAGTCAGAGATACAGAAGATAGTACCTGGAATCAGACATGTTGACATTGAGGCGCACAACCCTGAAGGGCTTTCAGTTTAG